DNA from Doryrhamphus excisus isolate RoL2022-K1 chromosome 19, RoL_Dexc_1.0, whole genome shotgun sequence:
CCGTGATGCTGTCACATACACCGAGCACGCCAAGAGAAAGACCGTCACCGCCATGGATGTGGTCTACGCTCTGAAGAGACAAGGACGCACTCTGTACGGTTTCGGAGGTTAAATCTTTTGGACATCACAACAACCAACACCCAAAAGGTCCTTTTAAGGACCACGCACTTTTCAAAGAGCTGCAATTTCCTTTTGAATTTCTAGTAAACCTATATAATTGCTAATTATTGAGCTTATCTGAACAGCCGTCGCCAACCGTAGAAATGTGAAAATGGGGACGTCACTGGAAATGACCATTACTACTTTTATCCTTCATTGTCACCGACAGTCGTGCATCGAATAATCCAGCTCTATGAAAACAATGTGAACtacattaaaaggaaaaaacatgcataatttGTATTCTCATATATGCTCTGTGAGGAATCACAAGTGACttgaaatctgaaaaaaagttgttggGCACATTTCAAGTTAAATCAAATGAAACGATGGTATCTTTTCTGTCCACGTTCGCGGGTTTTCGTGACGAGAAAACGTTTGCTTCACTTTGAAACAGACATTGCAGTTGTTTGAGTGTAGTGACCTGGcgtcagccaatcaaaaaagAGCGTTGGCACAGAAGGATTTGCATGAAGGTGTCTCGACTCGAATACGTGTATCGACTCGCGCTCAAGCACGCCGCGTCTGAGGGCACCAAGGCCGTCAACAAGTACACCAGCTCCAAGTAAAGTCCTTCAGTGACACCGTCATCCTACGGTTCTTCTCAAAACCAAGCACTTTTATCCAAAGCGCACATTTCCTTGTTAAGTTTAATAGTTGGCTAACATAACTAACTAACTGCTGTGTCCAGTGTGTCAATATAATTCATATCATGGCATAAAGAATATGGaacaagatttattttttttaaataaatacaaggcaTGTATTTTGAACCGTGAAGTATACTGATATAATGGGGTGATTTCATTTATcatgatttattttaaactgtgaaatatgcctatttttttaaagaaagatAAGTGCAGGACATCTGCTGAGGGTTTTCAGTGGGTCTACACAAGATATTTTAGACATGGATAGGCcaccaaaaaatatgtaatgacCACACTTCCACTGCCAACGTCAAAATTACTAAACGCGGACTAATCACTTTTCAAGAAGCTgcccaaagactttattcattcattatcaactcctataacaCTATATTAGAAAATGGGCATCGGCAGTAGTCAGGAAGTCCTCGGACATCtgccatgtttgtcacatttatgcttcagatcatcaaatcaaaatattagtcagtgacaacacaattgaaaataaaactgtttttcttttttcaaataAACACTATTATTTAAGGGAGGACAAATAATCCAAAGCTACTTCAATGTCTGTTTCATTAACTGTAACCCTACTTTTAGCACTTTTACCACACTGTATATACATTAGCATCCCCGCTACCTCAAAATAAAGGGGAAAGGCACTTTTTGGAATTCCCAATcgctaattgtttttctgtgcattaaaacACATGAAAAGTAGTTGATATCAGCTAGCTTGAAGCGCTTAGAAAGCCGCAACCAATGTGTTGCATTGTTTGAAATCCATGCTGTGATTATGCATGAATACGTACACTGATAACATGTCATAGTAGTTTatttgctacaataataattcttataataattctatggctgtagcttggttaatatacaagtctcTTGTGTAAAAAtgggtatttcccatgatgctcgTTGCTAGCTTGCTGATATaaactcattttctcatgtgAGAATGAACGGAAAAGggaaaaatatgtgttcatgtttcacataaggattgggaatgatgggggggggctcccctttttttgtatttgttgtggACTGATCTTTTTGTTCAGTCTACAAAATTAAGTGCAGCGATTACCCAAACTACCCAAATTACCCAAACTATTTTCTACTAATCCGAAAGTCAAACAAAGGGATATAAAATagtttgataatttttttttaggcaaTACTAGCTCCATATTCCTGGGTATCAAACCAGAATTGCACACTACTAAATCATATGAAAGCTAAAAGTACTTGTGCTACAGCACACTGAAGAAAGGTTTGCTCTCTGGGAGGAAGTGTGTGGCTCTTAAAAGAGCCTTTGTTTGAATGTTGGTCTGGGAGATTTTACTTCTTAGCGGGCTTCTCGGTCTTCTTGGGCAGCAACACAGCCTGGATATTGGGCAAGACACCACCCTGAGCAATGGTCACCCCGCCGAGGAGTTTGTTAAGCTCCTCGTCGTTGCGGACGGCCAGCTGCAAGTGGCGGGGGATGATCCTGGTCTTCTTGTTGTCCCGAGCAGCATTGCCAGCCAACTCCAGGATTTCAGCGGTCAAATACTCGAGCACAGCCGCCAAGTAGACGGGAGCGCCGGCACCGACGCGCTCGGCATAGTTACCCTTACGGAGCAGTCTGTGGACACGACCCACGGGAAACTGCAGGCCAGCCCTCGAAGACCTGGTCTTGGCCTTAGCTCTGACTTTGCCACCCTTGCCACGTCCAGACATGTTTTCAGAGAGTCGATGTTGGTTCTAAGGTCACCAAAATACGAGTACTCAGCGACTGCGGGAGCGGTGTATTTATGAACGTCAGTGCTGCTCAGTGATTGGTCAGTGGTGGCGGGGAAACAGTTGTCCAATCAGGAAAGGGCTTGTTTTATTTGAGCGCGGTTTCCACTCTTGCTCTTTTTGAATCGTAAAttaaccccaacccccccaaaaactatccatccatatatatgattgactgtatatatatatatattatgggcTTCTTTCTTCTTATAAAACAAGTGTATGGTTGTGGTTGTGATCGTTTAGTATATTGTTTCTAAAtcacctttttatttatttatttcgtaggtgcaatgacaaaataatcatttataatCCAatttacagctaggagacccgagttcgattccaccccaggccatctgtgtggagtttgcatgttccccacgtgcatgcgtgggtttcctccttTAACATGTTAGTTTCATTGGCCACGCTTTAATATTTGGGCATTTCGTGGATGCATGGACGGTTAATATTCGAATTGTAACAAATGAGCTTTCACCATTGTTAATAGCGTTGACAATGGCAGACACGTATCTGTAGGTAAAGTCTGCTTCTCCTGCATCTACGCAAGTTCATGTTTATGACAACCAGTCACCATCTCCATGTActattacatataatacatttataactgTCAGGACCgctgaaatgctaacaaatAAGGAACTGTAACTTTAGTTTGAATGTGGTGGCTCTTAAAAGAGCCATTTTGGTAGAGAAAGCCTTCTAATTTAAGCTCTCTCTCCGCGGATACGTCGGGCCAGCTGGATGTCTTTGGGCATGATGGTGACTCTCTTGGCGTGGATGGCGCACAGGTTGGTGTCCTCAAAGAGACCCACCAGATAAGCCTCACTGGACTCCTGCAATGCCATGACGGCAGAGCTCTGGAAGCGCAGATCGGTCTTGAAGTCCTGAGCGATTTCCCTAACCAGACGCTGGAAGGGCAGCTTGCGGATGAGCAGCTCGGTGGACTTCTGGTAACGACGGATCTCCCTGAGAGCCACGGTACCCGGCCTGTAACGGTGAGGTTTCTTGACGCCGCCGGTGGCAGGGGCGCTCTTACGGGCAGCCTTGGTGGCGAGCTGCTTTCTGGGGGCTTTGCCTCCGGTGGACTTACGGGCTGTCTGCTTGGTTCTTGCCATGGTGTAGCTAAGTTTGGTAAGAAAGCGGCCAGCTGCGCTTTTATAGTGACAAGCTAGCCCTGATTGGTCCGTTTGGGAACCGGCCGCGCAAATGCTGATCAACCATTGGACAAAAGAAATTCGAAATGAGCCAATCATCCAAAGAAACCGCCCAACGGCTTCTGACGTGCTCAGCTAGCTATGAGGCAGCATCTTACATACCACGTTAGATTCACATTTATACAATGTTTTacattataatgttttttagacccatttttttaaatcgagcAGTTCGGTGTCAAGTCAATTGGTTAATAGAACTTCCGTGAAGAAGCAACATTTCAAAGTCAAAGCAATCTatttcactaaaatgagtgaaacACGGGTTGCCATTATGAGCGCACAAACGAACTCGCCCATGCTCTCATTACAAGTCAAAGTCAACACTGTTCATTTGCTTGGTGGTTATTGCAAACACAAAATAACCCGGCAAAGCAATGACAGGCGGCGGTTGGTTTCGAACCGGCAATGCGTGCTGTGACGTAGGAAGCGTCGAAAGTAATCGGTCACGTGGTATTCGCAGAGCTACACAAAGTCCTAAGCACTATTTTGAAGCAGTGTGAATCAGGAAGTCTGACACAAACTTCGAGGCTTCGGGCTGATTTAGCAATCTCCATTTAAATAGTGTTACAAAAATGATTCCAACGTATCGAAATGAGCACTGTTCACATAAAGGTTTATATTCACAAACGCGAAGCGTGCCATGTAGGGGATTTGTAAGgtaatgtttttgtagtagtaCTGTATATGCAATGCTGCCAGTTTAATGTGGActctgctgccacctgctggtgaCAAACTATTACAGTAAAAGGCCTACATTatgttgatgtgtttttgtgttgtattgTCTTATTTGTTAGTAAATACATTTAGTGTGTACATGGGGATTGGACGATGGCATTTTGTGTGCAATACAAGTAAATCAAGGAATGATACTGCTCTCCAAAGGCAATGTGGTGGCTCTTAAAAGAGCCTTTTTGAAGGGAAGTGTTGAATGGAATTACTTCTTCTTGGGAGCCTTCTTGGGTTTAGGCTTGGTCACCTTCTTGGCGGGGCTCTTCTTGGCAGCGGGGGCTTTCTTAGCCGCTGGAGCTTTTTTAGCCGCCTTCTTGGGGCTCTTAGCGGGTTTCTTTGCTACCTTCTTGGGGGTTGTCGCTTTCTTTGCGGCCTTCTTGGGGGATTTCTTGGCAGCGGGCTTCTTGGGGGCAGCCTTCTTGGGTGTCACGGCTTTCTTCGCCGCAGGCTTCTTCGCCGCGGGCTTCTTGACGGTCTTAACTTTACCGGCAGCTTTGGGCTTCACTTCGGCCTTCTTGTTCATCTTGAAGGATCCGGAAGCGCCGGTTCCCTTGGTCTGGACCAGAGTCCCCTTGGTCACCAGGCTCTTGACGGCGAGCTTGACGCGGGCCCTGTTCTTGTCTACATCGTAACCGGAAGCTGACAGAGAGTTCTTGAGGGCGGCAAGAGAGACGCCTTTACGCTCTTTGGACGCGGCCACGGCCTTAACGATGAGCTCGCTGACGCTTGTTCCGGGGGCCTTGGGCTTGGCGGACTTCTTCTTGGTCGTTTTCGCCTGGGTTGCGGCTGGAGCTGGTGCTACTTCTGCCATGTTCGCTGCAATAGGATTCGCTTCGTTCCAGTGAGCTAGGAAGTCTGACGAGTGATAAGATTCCCATAGCCAGAGGCGGTACTTAAACCCTTCATGAGAACCGTGGAGAGTCAACCATGTCGCCAACTGCCGGCGTCTCCTCAGTTGTGTTTTCTTTGCACATAAAAACCGCTTAAAAATCACCTagaaagacattttaaaaaataaaatatatttggcACGATAGATGACGAGTGTATCTACATATTAGAGTCATTTATACATTGTTTCCTTTTTATATGTTGCTTATACAGCCTCTAAACTTCGCCAGGTCACTGATTTCACCAACACTGCTGAGCGACTTTACCTAACAATTTCTATCATTAAATAGTCAAAGATGACCTTCAACTGCACACAAACTGTTTTACCGGTGACAAAACATGTTCGCTCAGAGACTGCAAGTCCAAAAAGAGACACATTGACAACCATTTTGGAGCGAGACAACGTTTTTGTGGTGGCAGCAAACACACGATGCTTGACCAAGACTCCTGATTCACTTGCTTACTGTGCCAACACTTTACCACTGTGAAATAGTGAAATAGTTTTATATGCAGGTAAGCAAATATCTCCAACAAGCTCAAATAGTTTAAATGATTTTATGAAAGGGGCAGGCAGCAGTGTTTTATTTGTAATGCTCCAGCTATGTCTTGCTATGTtgtcacatacagtacagcTATCCATAAGACACACTGCACAGGCTCTTGTTAGTACCTTCTCTAgatagtatattttatatactactactactcttaTACTACTGTTACTTATGTGGCTGGCTACATTGTGCACGCTGCAAACTAGTGATGATAGAAATAGACTACAAGATCAAGATTGATCACACCTATTAGCTGTAACGGAATACAACTATTGAattcatgtgtttattttgctatatatatgtatttgatcTTGATGTTGAAATGCATTGTTGATATCCACAGTTGTGTTGTAATTTTCACCAGAAATACTTATACATGCGAGGTAAAATGAATACTACATGTACATACTACATGGGGTCATGTGCTCACAGATCAATCATAAATTCAAACTAACATTTTAGTGTTAGACACCCCTGGATTACAGGAAAACAAGGGCAAATGTACTACATTgggatattttaatttattttcaaccTGCTGTGAATTCTGCATTCAAACTTCCCGTGCAATCAGTCAAATGTCGATATTAAGATATGcatttatttgtccctcagtggggaaatttgtaatacCAACATATTGGTATTAATACCAACATTGTTATAAGAATAGTTGGACTTATATAATACTTATAATGTAATACTTATAATACTTGGACTTACATAGCTGTGACACGTCACGCTACATGTAGGTTctaattaatttttcatttcatagaCTTTGTACAAGTGATGATGCCTACAATTATCTAAACTTCTACTTACATTACTtcatttacagtgaagaaataGGTACATTAAAAAGGTAGCTTGCTCTGCAGAGGAGGTGTGtggctcttaaaagagccgttGGTTGTTGGGGTTCTACTGGAGCAGTTTACTTGGAGCTGGTGTACTTAGTGACGGCCTTGGTGCCCTCAGACACTGCGTGCTTAGCCAGCTCACCGGGCAGCAGGAGACGCACAGCGGTCTGGATCTCCCTGGATGTGATAGTCGACCGCTTGTTGTAATGAGCGAGACGGGACGCCTCCGATGCGATGCGTTCAAAGATGTCGTTGACGAATGAGTTCATGATGCTCATGGCCTTGGAGGAGATGCCAGTGTCAGGGTGCACCTGTTTGAGCACCTTGTAGACGTAGATGGCGTAGCTCTCCTTCCTCCCTCTACGCCTCTTCTTACCGCCCTTGCCGGGAGCCTTGGTGACGGCCTTCTTGGAGCCCTTCTTGGGCGCGGACTTGGCTGGTTCAGGCATTTTCTCGAAGTACAGATTCTTCAAATGCGAATGAAACCACTCTGCCCGTGCCACTGCTCTTATAATTGCTTTCATGCAAATTTTAATGCGCCAACGCTtctttttgattggctggaagcAGCTCTTGTTCTGATTGGTGGTATTTGAGCGGAAAAAGACCCGCGACTGAAACGTTTATCATGACGTCACTTCTTCTGTTACACTGAAAAACCGTCGATAGTACACTGTATTACGACTTACaagtaacattttaaacaaacatatacattttaaactgtTAGAAACAATTAAATATACCCTTGAACACGTCTTATGCAattgtcaaattttatttaaactacACGGCCGTGCTTAAACATGAATTGTCTCAACTGGAGTCTAATTCATACTCTATATTGTTATATGCAGTGGCGGACTCCCAGCCAAACGTCTTATGAAAATAGATTTTTCCCCTTTGATTTAAAGCACAGTTAGACTTAATTGTCATCCTACATGATACAATTCTCATACAAGTACATTAAAGTGCGACCTATATTTCTGAGAAGTTAATGGGGGAACAAAACAGATCTGAACAGAACTGCCTATAATGCCCAGGGATACGAGCCCCTGCCTGGAATGTCCACAGGcatgtaaaaacaaacagccaTTTTCTTAAtagtgtgtgtattttcaaTATAAACGTAATGTTTTTCTATTGTAAATTAGcttgactatatatatatatatatatatatataggtaaaGTCAAAACTACAATATAAATAGAAGGAACAGCCTTAAGGAGAAGTGTTGAGTGGCCCTTAAAAGGACCGTTTTGGTTTCTTATTGTGAAAGACAGCGCTTAGCCTCCAAAGCCGTACAGCGTACGTCCCTGCCTCTTCAGGGCGTAGACCACATCCATGGCGGTGACGGTCTTTCTCTTGGCGTGCTCGGTGTATGTGACGGCATCACGGATGACGTTCTCCAAGAACACCTTCAGCACACCGCGAGTCTCTTCGTAGATCAAGCCAGAGATACGCTTGACGCCGCCACGACGTGCCAGACGGCGGATGGCTGGCTTGGTGATACCCTGGATGTTATCACGGAGAACTTTGCGATGACGCTTGGCGCCACCTTTGCCCAATCCTTTGCCTCCCTTTCCTCTTCCAGACATTTTGAAAGTGTTTGTCAAGAGATACAAGATGCTATGCAGCCGGGATTCTTATTTAGTAAATGCGGACGTGGTAGAGGACCGCTATAGTAGTCTCGCTAGGCGGAGCTTCACTCAGCACAAAGCATTGACATGTTATCACTTGTACTGCAAATTGTATTCACTTCGTGCACAATTACAAGAATTACTTTTTTAACATAACTaatcaaataaacattttatcaGTCAAAATATAGCATTGTGATGAGTTCGGTGTTATATAGAGTCTTATATACACTTTAATTGTAAAACACGGTGTTCTCCCTGGTTTTTGAACCCCCCAAAAACTTATTACACAGGAGGGTTTACTCCTTTATTGCTTTTATGCGCATTTTTTCTTAGTTTGTACCGccagttgtttgtttgtgtttagcgAGGTGTGCTTTGCGGCGCACAGGTCTCATCGTACCGTCGGCCGAGAGCAtaaacgaacgggtcaaaagaactcgtTCTATTTTGTGAACAgaaatgaacaaggtcaccgcccctaaaataccgtTCAgctgcaaatgcttttttttgattggctgcagACTCTGCGTTCACCATTCCTTTTGCAGAGCGGggctatctgcgtgcttgccggTCTTAAACTATTGTCGCACCTCGCTGTGGgcgggtggggttagctgactgaaaaaCTGTGATGACCGACACTGGTTGGCCGTCCATTCATGActtgttcttttgacccgtttgttcattaccgacacaccactagtatTGTCCACCCTAATAGGCTCCTGCAGGGGGATTGGCGATATGGTAAAAGTGGTTGAAAACTGTAATAAAGTTTACATTTCAGACAAATAGGGAATATCTTTAGTTTGAATGTGGtggctcttaaaagagccgttTTGGTAGAGAAAGCCTTCTAATTTAAGCTCTCTCTCCGCGGATACGTCGGGCCAGCTGGATGTCTTTGGGCATGATGGTGACTCTCTTGGCGTGGATGGCGCACAGGTTGGTGTCCTCAAAAAGACCCACCAGATAAGCCTCGCTGGACTCCTGCAATGCCATGACGGCAGAGCTCTGGAAGCGC
Protein-coding regions in this window:
- the LOC131107680 gene encoding histone H1-like, coding for MAEVAPAPAATQAKTTKKKSAKPKAPGTSVSELIVKAVAASKERKGVSLAALKNSLSASGYDVDKNRARVKLAVKSLVTKGTLVQTKGTGASGSFKMNKKAEVKPKAAGKVKTVKKPAAKKPAAKKAVTPKKAAPKKPAAKKSPKKAAKKATTPKKVAKKPAKSPKKAAKKAPAAKKAPAAKKSPAKKVTKPKPKKAPKKK
- the LOC131107682 gene encoding histone H2B-like, with the translated sequence MPEPAKSAPKKGSKKAVTKAPGKGGKKRRRGRKESYAIYVYKVLKQVHPDTGISSKAMSIMNSFVNDIFERIASEASRLAHYNKRSTITSREIQTAVRLLLPGELAKHAVSEGTKAVTKYTSSK
- the LOC131107685 gene encoding histone H4 — protein: MSGRGKGGKGLGKGGAKRHRKVLRDNIQGITKPAIRRLARRGGVKRISGLIYEETRGVLKVFLENVIRDAVTYTEHAKRKTVTAMDVVYALKRQGRTLYGFGG
- the LOC131107681 gene encoding histone H2A-like gives rise to the protein MSGRGKGGKVRAKAKTRSSRAGLQFPVGRVHRLLRKGNYAERVGAGAPVYLAAVLEYLTAEILELAGNAARDNKKTRIIPRHLQLAVRNDEELNKLLGGVTIAQGGVLPNIQAVLLPKKTEKPAKK